A window of the Streptomyces griseochromogenes genome harbors these coding sequences:
- a CDS encoding serine/threonine-protein kinase — translation MNMAMMRLRREDPRVVGSFRLHRRLGAGGMGVVYLGSDKKGQRVALKVIRPDLAEDQEFRSRFAREVSAARRIKGGCTARLVAADLEAERPWFATQYVPGPSLHDKVADEGALSAAETAAVGAALSEGLVAVHEAGVVHRDLKPSNILLSPKGPRIIDFGIAWATGASTLTHVGTAVGSPGFLAPEQVRGAAVTPATDVFSLGATLAYASTGDSPFGHGSSEVMLYRVVHEEPQLYGVPDALAPLVRACLAKDPDDRPSTLQLSLRLKEIAAREAQGLADVRPPAPRAAEADRPTGRLADTYSEQHRTQRRTSPGTPVPRPGVSARGGAPSRGTGSSRTGGVASRPGSARPTPVPRDGGARPGGGNRPLARGGGGRPAPQATRTKRRPANPRLLRQRLFVFVVVTLLVALGIAVAQGCQGPARGLGDDGPGQEHVQPGFTPLDEGKLMSQRYDSAFHSSDSGN, via the coding sequence ATGAACATGGCGATGATGCGCCTGAGGCGCGAGGACCCGCGCGTCGTCGGCTCGTTCAGGCTTCACCGACGGCTCGGCGCGGGCGGGATGGGAGTGGTCTACCTCGGCTCCGACAAGAAGGGGCAGCGGGTCGCGCTGAAGGTGATCCGCCCCGATCTGGCGGAGGATCAGGAATTCCGGTCGCGGTTCGCCCGCGAGGTCTCGGCCGCCCGGCGCATCAAGGGCGGATGCACCGCCCGGCTGGTGGCGGCGGACCTGGAGGCCGAGCGGCCCTGGTTCGCCACGCAGTACGTGCCGGGTCCCTCGCTGCACGACAAGGTCGCCGACGAGGGAGCGCTGAGCGCGGCCGAGACGGCGGCCGTCGGCGCGGCCCTGTCCGAGGGGCTCGTCGCCGTGCACGAGGCAGGTGTCGTCCACCGGGACCTCAAGCCGTCCAACATCCTGCTGTCCCCCAAGGGGCCGCGGATCATCGACTTCGGTATCGCCTGGGCCACCGGTGCCTCCACGCTCACCCACGTCGGCACGGCGGTCGGCTCCCCCGGCTTCCTCGCCCCGGAGCAGGTCCGCGGCGCGGCCGTCACGCCCGCCACGGACGTCTTCTCCCTCGGCGCGACCCTGGCCTATGCCTCGACCGGTGACTCGCCCTTCGGACACGGCAGTTCCGAGGTGATGCTGTACCGGGTGGTGCACGAGGAGCCGCAGCTGTACGGCGTGCCGGACGCCCTCGCCCCGCTCGTGCGGGCCTGCCTGGCCAAGGACCCCGACGACCGCCCGAGCACCCTCCAGCTGTCACTGCGGCTCAAGGAGATCGCCGCGCGCGAGGCACAGGGTCTGGCCGACGTACGGCCGCCCGCACCGCGCGCCGCCGAGGCCGACCGGCCCACCGGCCGGCTCGCGGACACCTACTCCGAGCAGCACCGTACCCAGCGGCGGACCTCCCCCGGCACCCCCGTGCCGCGCCCCGGCGTGTCCGCCCGGGGCGGCGCCCCCTCGCGGGGCACCGGCTCCTCGCGCACCGGGGGCGTCGCCTCCCGGCCGGGCTCGGCCCGCCCGACGCCGGTCCCGCGCGACGGCGGCGCGCGCCCGGGCGGCGGGAACCGCCCCCTCGCGCGGGGCGGCGGCGGGCGTCCGGCGCCGCAGGCGACCAGGACCAAGCGGCGGCCGGCCAATCCCCGGCTGCTGCGTCAGCGGCTGTTCGTCTTCGTGGTGGTGACGCTGCTGGTCGCGCTCGGCATCGCGGTGGCACAGGGCTGTCAGGGTCCGGCGCGCGGGCTGGGCGACGACGGCCCGGGGCAGGAGCACGTACAGCCG